One Bdellovibrionota bacterium DNA window includes the following coding sequences:
- the bcrD gene encoding benzoyl-CoA reductase subunit D, with protein sequence MPLTLGIDVGSSAVKAAVMSVEGDREQLLYTRTDRIRRRNLMPVIQENYEEALKGAGIQAKEINYIATTGEGEMVEFRTGHFYSMTTHARGALYLAPEVRGAIDLGALHTRALRMDGRGKVLQYQMSSQCASGSGQFLENIARYLGVSLDEVGALSQKAEKPEMVSSICAVLSETDVINMVSRGISTANILKGIHVSIATRLVKLLRSIKVENFVAITGGLANDAGMVSTLQAELDRVGTPVHVVAHPNSVYAGAIGAALWGAFRLRKMNFAVDATIAQ encoded by the coding sequence ATGCCTTTGACTCTGGGCATAGATGTCGGTTCCAGCGCCGTGAAAGCGGCCGTGATGTCTGTGGAAGGCGATCGCGAACAACTTCTCTACACGCGCACCGACCGGATTCGGCGGCGCAACTTGATGCCGGTGATCCAGGAAAACTACGAAGAGGCGCTAAAAGGCGCGGGGATTCAGGCGAAAGAGATCAATTATATTGCCACGACCGGAGAAGGGGAGATGGTGGAGTTCCGGACCGGTCATTTCTACAGCATGACAACGCATGCTCGCGGGGCGCTCTATCTCGCACCGGAGGTTCGCGGCGCGATTGATTTGGGCGCTCTTCATACGCGCGCGCTCCGGATGGACGGGCGTGGAAAGGTCTTGCAGTACCAAATGTCGAGTCAGTGCGCGTCGGGTTCGGGGCAATTTCTTGAGAATATCGCTCGATACTTGGGGGTTTCGCTCGACGAGGTCGGCGCGCTTTCCCAAAAGGCGGAGAAACCGGAGATGGTGAGCAGCATCTGCGCCGTCCTTTCCGAGACCGACGTCATTAATATGGTCTCGCGCGGCATTTCGACGGCGAATATCTTGAAGGGAATTCACGTCTCAATCGCCACACGACTGGTCAAACTTTTGCGCTCTATAAAGGTGGAAAATTTCGTCGCGATCACCGGGGGGTTGGCCAATGACGCTGGCATGGTCTCTACGCTTCAAGCCGAACTCGACCGCGTCGGAACTCCGGTGCACGTCGTGGCTCATCCAAATTCCGTCTATGCCGGTGCAATCGGCGCGGCGCTTTGGGGCGCGTTTCGGCTGCGGAAGATGAATTTCGCGGTTGACGCGACTATAGCTCAATGA
- a CDS encoding enoyl-CoA hydratase-related protein codes for MVPFKKIKVDKLYDGQVWWITLNVPKGNVLDREMMLEIEDSARSARIPSVKALVFEGAGDHFSFGASVAEHTKEAAPSMLAAFHQLFRTLIDSSKPLVAVVRGQCLGGGMELATFCHWVFASENAMFGQPEIQLGVFPPVASIVLPAKVGQAAADDLILTGRSIPAREAKEIGLITSVSGDPKAEATNLLDKQILPKSGAALEFTVKASRYEFHEAFRRGIERLEKTYVRELMETADANEGIASFLEKRKPAWKNR; via the coding sequence ATGGTCCCCTTCAAGAAGATCAAAGTCGACAAACTCTACGACGGCCAGGTTTGGTGGATTACGTTGAATGTTCCCAAGGGTAACGTTCTGGACCGGGAGATGATGTTGGAGATCGAAGACTCCGCGAGATCGGCCCGCATTCCGTCGGTGAAGGCGCTTGTTTTCGAGGGGGCGGGGGATCATTTCTCGTTCGGCGCCAGCGTGGCCGAACACACCAAAGAAGCGGCGCCGAGCATGCTGGCGGCGTTCCATCAACTCTTCCGAACGTTGATCGATTCATCGAAACCTCTGGTTGCCGTCGTACGGGGTCAATGTCTCGGAGGAGGAATGGAATTGGCGACGTTTTGCCACTGGGTGTTCGCTTCCGAAAACGCCATGTTCGGCCAGCCCGAGATTCAGCTCGGCGTTTTTCCGCCGGTCGCATCGATCGTGCTTCCAGCCAAGGTCGGCCAGGCGGCCGCGGACGATCTCATCCTGACGGGTCGGTCGATTCCGGCGCGCGAAGCCAAGGAAATCGGCCTCATCACTTCCGTTTCCGGCGATCCAAAGGCGGAAGCGACGAACCTGCTCGACAAACAGATTCTCCCCAAGAGCGGTGCGGCGCTGGAATTCACCGTAAAAGCGAGCCGGTATGAATTTCATGAAGCCTTCCGCCGTGGAATCGAGCGGCTGGAGAAGACGTATGTTCGTGAATTGATGGAAACCGCCGACGCCAACGAGGGAATCGCATCCTTCCTGGAGAAACGGAAACCGGCCTGGAAAAATCGATGA
- the hybB gene encoding Ni/Fe-hydrogenase cytochrome b subunit — translation MIKTIKDFIGPMTIWKGILFTILALGFYATVIRFFVGLGASTNLSDEFPWGLWIGFSVLSGVGLASGGFIIAATVHIFQLKKYESIARPTILGAFLGYVTVVCALMFEVGLPYRLWHPLVMWNPHSVLFEVAWCVMLYTTVLLLEFSPVIFERLGLRAPLKLIRAVYLPLVIAGVLLSTLHQSSLGTLYVIAPDKLYGLWYSPFLPVFFFISSIAAGLALIIIESFLCYRAFGRRIQPDILEKLAQIVVVALIVYGLWKLQDLIGRDNWRLMFALTPESVLFWGEVGLGVVLPVILLSIPAVRRNETGIFLGAMLTIMGFLLNRSNVAITGMMASSGVNYFPSWMEVTTTVMLVAIGFTLFTLGVKYLPVFPEADLGRQPSLPMRKPVFRGRAIAGLWVLVAIGIACVNYAAWRNEGRVAQKRPSAPLAQAGVVALPASLRLPGDHTFTPKDDSVGPVLFRHSTHMKRNDVVCASCHRTQFKMLAAAAPVRGEITEERAHRGDLCGSCHNGVKAFSAEDECDRCHK, via the coding sequence ATGATTAAGACGATCAAAGATTTCATCGGTCCCATGACCATTTGGAAGGGAATTCTTTTTACGATTCTGGCGCTCGGCTTTTACGCCACGGTCATCCGTTTTTTTGTCGGCTTGGGGGCTTCGACGAATTTGAGCGATGAGTTCCCGTGGGGCCTATGGATCGGCTTCAGCGTTCTATCCGGTGTCGGTTTGGCCTCCGGCGGCTTCATCATCGCCGCGACGGTCCATATTTTCCAACTCAAGAAATATGAGTCGATCGCGCGTCCCACGATTTTGGGCGCATTTCTCGGATACGTAACCGTGGTGTGCGCGCTGATGTTCGAAGTCGGGCTTCCGTATCGGCTCTGGCATCCGTTGGTGATGTGGAATCCGCACTCGGTCCTATTCGAAGTGGCCTGGTGCGTGATGCTCTACACCACGGTTCTGCTACTCGAATTTAGTCCGGTCATTTTTGAACGACTGGGACTTCGGGCGCCGCTGAAATTGATCCGCGCCGTCTATCTACCCCTCGTCATCGCCGGCGTTCTGCTTTCCACGCTTCATCAGTCTTCCCTCGGAACGCTTTACGTAATCGCTCCCGATAAACTTTACGGTCTCTGGTATTCGCCGTTCTTGCCCGTCTTCTTCTTCATTTCATCGATAGCCGCGGGACTCGCGTTGATCATCATCGAGTCGTTTCTTTGCTACCGGGCGTTCGGACGGAGAATTCAGCCGGACATTTTGGAAAAATTGGCGCAAATCGTCGTCGTGGCGCTGATCGTCTACGGCCTGTGGAAACTTCAGGATCTGATCGGCCGGGACAATTGGCGGCTGATGTTCGCTCTCACGCCGGAAAGCGTTCTCTTCTGGGGAGAGGTCGGCCTGGGCGTCGTCCTGCCGGTGATCTTGCTGTCGATCCCCGCGGTCCGGCGAAATGAAACCGGCATTTTCTTGGGCGCGATGCTGACGATCATGGGGTTCCTCCTCAATCGTTCGAACGTCGCGATCACCGGAATGATGGCGTCCTCGGGAGTGAATTACTTCCCTTCGTGGATGGAGGTAACGACGACCGTGATGCTGGTCGCGATCGGGTTCACTCTCTTTACCCTGGGGGTGAAATATTTGCCCGTGTTCCCCGAAGCGGATTTAGGCCGGCAACCTTCGCTTCCGATGAGGAAACCGGTTTTTCGTGGACGGGCAATCGCCGGTCTATGGGTCCTCGTGGCGATCGGAATCGCGTGCGTGAATTATGCCGCGTGGAGGAACGAGGGCCGGGTGGCTCAAAAGCGACCGTCCGCGCCGTTAGCGCAGGCTGGAGTCGTAGCGCTACCGGCATCGCTCCGGCTTCCCGGGGATCATACGTTTACGCCCAAGGACGATTCGGTGGGGCCGGTTCTCTTTCGGCACTCGACCCATATGAAGAGAAACGATGTTGTCTGCGCTTCCTGTCACCGGACGCAGTTCAAAATGTTGGCTGCAGCGGCTCCCGTACGGGGCGAAATCACCGAAGAGCGGGCGCACCGCGGAGATCTATGCGGTTCATGCCACAACGGTGTGAAGGCTTTCAGCGCGGAGGATGAATGCGATCGATGTCACAAATAA
- a CDS encoding 4Fe-4S dicluster domain-containing protein, producing the protein MKAAILTDLTKCIGCEACVWACKEVNNLPREDGAKKLSATTWTNVDRIGGVNVRRQCMHCLDPACASVCPVGALEKNPDGPVMYHADRCVGCRYCMIGCPFNIPKYEWEKAIPFVRKCSMCFETRLAEGKQPACTEVCPTGATIFGDRDELVEEARRRIRENPGKYVDHIYGLKEAGGTSVLYLSAVPFETVGFKAGLRFDPYPRLTWEVLSKLPNVTMIGGALMLGIWWVVRRRQELAGEGGPDIRTEMISGGKNSEDARHD; encoded by the coding sequence ATGAAGGCCGCCATTTTAACCGATTTAACCAAGTGCATCGGATGCGAGGCGTGCGTCTGGGCGTGTAAAGAAGTCAACAACCTGCCCCGGGAAGACGGCGCGAAAAAGCTTTCGGCCACGACCTGGACAAACGTGGATCGTATCGGCGGCGTGAATGTTCGCCGGCAATGCATGCACTGCCTCGATCCGGCGTGCGCTTCCGTCTGTCCCGTAGGCGCCCTCGAAAAGAATCCCGACGGCCCCGTCATGTACCACGCGGATCGATGCGTCGGCTGCCGCTATTGCATGATCGGTTGCCCCTTCAATATTCCGAAATACGAGTGGGAAAAGGCGATTCCCTTCGTTCGGAAATGCTCGATGTGTTTTGAGACGCGGCTCGCGGAAGGGAAACAACCGGCCTGCACGGAGGTCTGCCCGACCGGGGCGACGATTTTCGGCGATCGGGACGAATTGGTCGAGGAAGCTCGGCGGCGAATCCGTGAAAATCCGGGGAAATACGTCGACCATATTTACGGCCTTAAAGAGGCCGGCGGAACTTCCGTCCTCTATCTTTCCGCCGTTCCGTTCGAAACGGTCGGTTTCAAAGCCGGATTACGGTTCGATCCTTATCCGCGTTTGACGTGGGAAGTGCTTTCAAAACTGCCGAACGTCACGATGATCGGCGGCGCGCTCATGCTCGGAATCTGGTGGGTCGTTCGCCGGCGGCAGGAATTGGCCGGCGAGGGGGGACCCGATATCCGGACGGAAATGATTTCCGGCGGGAAAAATTCGGAAGACGCGCGCCATGATTAA
- the bcrB gene encoding benzoyl-CoA reductase subunit B: protein MSGKIQKEQSMVVQKEMIADYYSRLSRAHDEGKKVVYTFVPGNLIELIDALGFLPGLPEINALQSGMRGKSAGYIAEAEKAGHSEDVCTYVKCDIGMKKSGNIGPTGEKIPEPDLLLLSYTGCFTFMKWFELLRKEYNCPVAMLHVPYQADGVITDNMRNYVVDQLKNNIIPTMEKVVGRKLDLDELSARMARSAKAEDDLVSVFQSAKKRPSPIDAYFGGVYYIGPIFTAFRGSEACQTYYRVLRGEVEERIEEHKGPVTPEGDISQEKYRLVVEGPPNWTNFREFWKMFYDEGAVVVASTYTKVGGVYDRGFRHDPNRPLESLAEYCLGCYTNLNLPSRISMLEKYVKEYDADGFLINSVKSCNSFSAGQLLILRELEARTGKAGAFIETDLVDPRYFSASNVKTRLESYFRMIDMKRARAA from the coding sequence ATGAGCGGAAAAATTCAAAAAGAACAGAGCATGGTCGTTCAAAAAGAAATGATCGCCGACTATTACAGCCGTCTTTCCCGGGCGCACGACGAAGGGAAGAAGGTCGTCTACACGTTTGTCCCCGGAAATTTGATTGAATTGATCGACGCGCTCGGATTTTTGCCCGGTCTACCCGAGATCAACGCTCTTCAATCGGGGATGCGCGGCAAGTCGGCGGGGTACATCGCCGAGGCGGAAAAGGCGGGACATTCGGAAGATGTCTGCACGTACGTCAAGTGCGACATCGGGATGAAAAAATCGGGAAACATCGGTCCGACCGGCGAGAAAATTCCCGAACCGGATCTGTTGCTCCTGTCGTACACCGGCTGCTTCACCTTCATGAAATGGTTCGAGCTTCTCCGGAAGGAATACAACTGCCCGGTGGCGATGCTCCACGTTCCCTACCAAGCGGACGGCGTCATCACCGACAACATGCGCAACTACGTCGTCGACCAGTTAAAAAACAACATTATCCCGACCATGGAAAAGGTGGTCGGTCGAAAGCTCGATCTGGACGAATTGTCGGCCCGCATGGCTCGCTCGGCGAAGGCGGAAGACGATTTGGTAAGCGTGTTCCAGTCGGCCAAGAAACGGCCGTCGCCGATCGACGCGTATTTCGGGGGCGTCTATTATATCGGGCCGATCTTCACGGCGTTCCGGGGCAGCGAAGCGTGCCAGACCTATTACCGCGTTCTCCGCGGTGAAGTGGAAGAGCGGATCGAGGAGCACAAAGGGCCGGTGACGCCCGAAGGGGACATTTCGCAGGAAAAATACCGTCTCGTCGTAGAGGGGCCTCCCAATTGGACCAACTTCCGGGAGTTCTGGAAGATGTTTTACGATGAGGGGGCGGTCGTTGTCGCCTCGACCTATACGAAAGTCGGGGGCGTCTACGACCGAGGCTTCCGGCACGATCCGAATCGTCCGCTCGAATCGCTCGCCGAGTACTGTCTCGGCTGTTACACGAACTTGAATCTCCCGTCGCGGATTTCGATGCTGGAAAAATATGTGAAGGAGTACGACGCGGACGGCTTTCTCATCAATTCGGTCAAGAGCTGCAATTCCTTCTCGGCCGGACAGCTTTTGATTTTGAGGGAACTCGAAGCCCGCACGGGAAAGGCGGGAGCGTTCATCGAGACGGACCTCGTCGACCCCCGGTACTTCTCGGCGTCGAACGTGAAGACTCGACTTGAGTCGTACTTTCGAATGATCGACATGAAAAGGGCAAGGGCAGCCTAG
- a CDS encoding BadF/BadG/BcrA/BcrD ATPase family protein: protein MECFIGIDLGSTTTKAVIIDRNRNILGSGITNSRSNYDVACKIAREEAFTNARFSLIRGKAKQRGLLNSEGEKALVRLGNEFFVQDFLIQLWNLRDLATERLRNERYATSRLTLQKILREIFEDIEEKAMKDVGGGGRRKSDFFRDLAGAYYQESAERYAREGKIPFELLMSVFDGVIFLVENSMEEKGFAEIMKGLFDRVGFGIFPKERETDWRELIEATASTPFNEAGMIGTGYGRQRLPFPKECIQSEILCHGYGAHHMFGGTATVLDIGGQDTKAIQVDERGVVTSFQMNDRCAAGCGRYLGYIADEMNIGLHELGPLALEAGKCVRINSTCTVFAGAELRDRLALGERREDILLGLHRAIILRAMSLLARSGGIRNEFTFTGGVAKNPAAVKALGQLVYENYGEMQMNIHPDSIFTGALGAALFGLERPAAQMLPTNQVLSRPRES from the coding sequence GTGGAGTGCTTTATCGGAATTGACTTGGGATCGACCACCACAAAAGCGGTCATCATCGATCGAAACCGGAATATTTTGGGCAGTGGAATTACGAACAGCCGGAGTAATTATGACGTCGCCTGCAAGATCGCCCGCGAGGAGGCGTTCACAAACGCCCGCTTCTCTCTGATTCGCGGTAAGGCAAAGCAGCGGGGCTTGCTGAATTCGGAGGGAGAGAAGGCCCTGGTCCGACTCGGAAACGAATTTTTCGTCCAAGACTTTTTGATCCAGTTGTGGAACCTTCGCGATTTAGCCACGGAACGGCTTCGGAACGAGCGCTATGCAACTTCCCGATTGACACTGCAAAAAATTCTCAGAGAAATATTTGAAGATATTGAAGAAAAGGCGATGAAAGACGTCGGGGGAGGGGGGAGACGAAAATCGGACTTTTTCCGAGATCTGGCCGGAGCCTATTATCAAGAATCGGCGGAACGTTACGCCCGGGAGGGAAAAATCCCCTTCGAGCTGCTGATGAGCGTGTTCGACGGCGTGATTTTTCTTGTCGAGAATTCGATGGAGGAAAAAGGATTCGCTGAAATCATGAAAGGTCTCTTCGACCGGGTCGGCTTCGGCATCTTCCCGAAGGAACGGGAAACCGATTGGCGGGAGTTGATCGAGGCAACGGCCTCCACGCCTTTCAATGAAGCGGGAATGATCGGTACCGGGTACGGGCGGCAAAGACTTCCGTTTCCAAAAGAATGCATTCAATCGGAGATCCTCTGTCACGGGTACGGCGCACATCATATGTTCGGCGGGACAGCCACGGTCCTCGACATCGGAGGCCAGGATACGAAAGCGATTCAGGTGGACGAGAGAGGGGTGGTCACCAGTTTCCAGATGAACGATCGGTGCGCGGCAGGGTGCGGCCGCTATTTGGGATACATCGCCGACGAAATGAACATCGGCCTGCATGAACTGGGACCGCTCGCCCTGGAAGCGGGAAAATGTGTCCGGATCAACTCCACCTGTACGGTCTTCGCCGGCGCCGAGCTTCGCGATCGCCTCGCGCTGGGAGAGAGGCGGGAAGATATTCTTTTGGGGCTTCACCGTGCGATCATTTTGCGTGCGATGTCACTCCTGGCGCGTTCCGGCGGGATTCGCAACGAGTTTACGTTTACCGGCGGCGTGGCGAAGAATCCCGCAGCCGTCAAGGCGCTTGGCCAACTGGTGTACGAGAACTACGGTGAAATGCAAATGAACATTCATCCCGACTCGATTTTTACCGGCGCTTTGGGCGCCGCACTCTTCGGGTTGGAACGGCCCGCCGCTCAAATGTTGCCGACGAACCAGGTTCTATCGAGGCCGAGGGAGAGCTGA
- the oah gene encoding 6-oxocyclohex-1-ene-1-carbonyl-CoA hydratase, which produces MSPFKDHDLVPNPKFTQILYELKPCRNPKGSSVADLFNAWITLNNPEQFNSYTTQMVKETILAFRTASNQRNVVAVVLTGAGEKAFCTGGNTKEYAEYYAGQPDEYRQYMRLFNDMVTTILQCDKPVICRVNGMRIAGGQEVGMACDFSIASDRAVFGQAGPKHGSVPDGGSTDFLPLFVGVERAMESCTLCETWSAYQAYRLGLITDVVPVLKRNGTFISNPAVITGRWIDEAGKIVYGQFKTGEDRSSAEKIVRECKVDLSALDRAVESMCTSLLMTMPGCLSKTLSSVRKHKLEHWDRNRETNRDWLGLNMMTEAKVGFRAFNEGTKENREADFIELRRRLARGERWSDTLVEAVLPSKKEKI; this is translated from the coding sequence ATGTCGCCGTTTAAAGATCATGATTTGGTTCCGAATCCGAAGTTCACGCAGATCCTTTACGAATTAAAGCCGTGTCGGAACCCGAAAGGGTCGTCCGTTGCCGACCTTTTCAACGCGTGGATCACGCTGAACAATCCGGAGCAGTTCAATTCGTACACGACGCAGATGGTGAAAGAGACCATTTTGGCGTTTCGGACCGCGTCGAATCAGCGCAATGTGGTCGCGGTCGTCTTGACGGGCGCGGGCGAAAAAGCCTTCTGTACGGGGGGGAACACGAAGGAATACGCGGAGTACTACGCGGGCCAGCCGGACGAATATCGCCAATACATGAGGCTGTTCAACGACATGGTGACGACGATTCTCCAGTGCGACAAGCCGGTGATCTGCCGGGTCAACGGCATGCGGATCGCCGGAGGCCAGGAAGTCGGCATGGCGTGTGACTTCTCGATCGCGAGCGACCGCGCAGTTTTCGGACAGGCCGGACCGAAGCACGGCTCCGTTCCGGACGGCGGCTCGACGGATTTCTTGCCTCTTTTCGTCGGCGTGGAGCGGGCGATGGAAAGTTGCACGCTCTGCGAGACCTGGAGCGCCTATCAGGCGTATCGGCTCGGATTGATCACCGACGTCGTTCCGGTGCTGAAACGGAATGGAACGTTTATTTCGAACCCGGCGGTCATTACGGGCCGCTGGATCGATGAGGCCGGAAAGATCGTCTACGGCCAATTCAAGACGGGAGAGGACCGATCGAGCGCCGAAAAGATCGTTCGCGAATGCAAGGTGGATCTGTCGGCGCTCGATCGTGCGGTCGAAAGTATGTGCACGTCCCTTCTAATGACGATGCCGGGGTGCCTCTCCAAGACGCTCAGCTCCGTTCGAAAGCATAAGCTGGAACATTGGGACCGGAACCGAGAGACCAACCGCGACTGGCTCGGCCTGAACATGATGACCGAAGCGAAGGTCGGGTTCCGGGCGTTCAACGAAGGAACGAAGGAAAACCGCGAGGCCGATTTTATCGAGCTGCGCCGGAGACTTGCCCGCGGCGAGCGATGGAGCGACACGTTGGTCGAGGCGGTCCTCCCGTCGAAGAAGGAGAAGATTTAG
- the bcrC gene encoding benzoyl-CoA reductase subunit C, producing the protein MTVEQIIGRCQVLYDDLEFKYVREWKSKKAGRKAVGYMPIYIPRELVRAAGILPVGLMGGGDQLEIIRGDSYFQSYICHIPRSTIELGLLKRFDDLDGLIFPSTCDVIRNLSGMWKLLFPDRYVKYFDVPQNFDRNTAGTYYRHELQTLQTDFERLSGQEISAEGLRKAIRLYNENRRLIRELYDLRCERPWLVPTTESYLLLRAGNLLDVEEHNRMLADYLRAVIRVDRRPLDNSRVVIRGVFCEQPPLNLIKTLERSGCYIVEDDFVLVSRWIRGDIPTEGDPLENLVRAFLEDSVETAVRYDSADEKGTRLIEIVRKRKADGVIFCAPSFCDPALLDQPMLTAALEKEEIPYTHFKFAENTGQFQVIREQAGTFSDSVKLWGTL; encoded by the coding sequence ATGACCGTCGAGCAGATCATCGGGCGCTGTCAGGTGCTCTACGACGATCTGGAATTCAAATACGTCCGAGAATGGAAATCGAAAAAAGCCGGGCGCAAAGCGGTGGGTTACATGCCGATCTATATCCCCCGGGAGCTGGTGCGGGCGGCCGGTATTCTTCCCGTCGGCCTGATGGGCGGGGGGGACCAGCTGGAAATCATCCGCGGAGATTCGTACTTTCAGTCATACATCTGCCACATTCCGCGAAGCACGATCGAACTGGGTCTCCTCAAGAGATTCGATGACCTCGATGGTTTGATCTTTCCGAGCACGTGCGACGTCATCCGAAACCTGTCGGGGATGTGGAAGCTTCTGTTTCCCGACCGGTACGTGAAATATTTTGATGTTCCGCAGAATTTCGACCGAAATACGGCGGGAACGTATTACCGCCACGAGCTTCAGACGCTGCAAACGGATTTCGAACGGTTGTCCGGACAAGAGATTTCGGCGGAAGGACTTCGAAAGGCGATCCGGCTCTATAACGAGAACCGGCGCTTGATTCGGGAGCTGTACGATCTTCGCTGCGAGCGGCCCTGGCTCGTTCCAACGACCGAGAGCTACCTGCTCCTTCGAGCGGGAAATCTCCTGGACGTCGAAGAGCACAATCGAATGCTGGCGGACTACCTCCGAGCCGTCATTCGCGTCGACCGCCGTCCTCTGGACAACAGCCGGGTCGTGATCCGGGGCGTTTTCTGCGAGCAGCCGCCGCTCAACCTGATCAAGACCTTGGAACGTTCGGGCTGTTACATCGTGGAAGACGATTTCGTCCTGGTCTCCCGCTGGATTCGAGGAGACATCCCCACCGAGGGGGACCCGCTCGAGAATCTGGTTCGCGCCTTTTTGGAGGACAGCGTGGAAACCGCCGTTCGGTACGACAGCGCGGACGAAAAAGGAACCCGATTGATCGAAATCGTCCGAAAGCGAAAAGCGGACGGCGTGATTTTTTGTGCGCCCAGTTTCTGCGATCCGGCACTTCTGGACCAGCCGATGTTGACGGCGGCTCTGGAAAAAGAGGAGATTCCTTATACGCACTTCAAGTTCGCCGAGAACACCGGGCAGTTTCAGGTCATCCGGGAGCAGGCCGGAACCTTTTCGGACTCCGTGAAACTTTGGGGGACCCTATGA